The Salvelinus fontinalis isolate EN_2023a chromosome 31, ASM2944872v1, whole genome shotgun sequence genome has a window encoding:
- the LOC129830085 gene encoding DNA-binding protein inhibitor ID-1-like, translated as MKVVGSTCALKNTEDVVRCLSEQSMTISKCKIPLLDEQMSVFLQDMNSCYSKLKELVPTLTANKKASKMEILQHVIDYIWDLQVELDTPGKQQISGATRTPLTTLNAELASISVENGCADDRILCR; from the exons ATGAAAGTTGTCGGATCTACCTGCGCCCTGAAAAACACTGAGGATGTGGTTCGTTGTCTCTCGGAGCAGAGTATGACCATCTCCAAGTGTAAGATCCCACTGTTGGACGAGCAGATGAGTGTATTTCTGCAGGACATGAACAGCTGCTACAGCAAACTAAAGGAGCTGGTGCCCACTCTGACAGCCAACAAGAAAGCCAGTAAGATGGAGATTCTGCAGCATGTCATCGATTATATCTGGGACCTGCAGGTCGAGCTGGACACACCGGGCAAGCAGCAGATCTCAGGTGCAACCCGCACTCCTCTGACAACCCTCAATGCAGAACtcgccagcatctctgtggag AACGGATGCGCTGATGACAGAATTCTCTGCCGTTGA
- the LOC129830084 gene encoding MRG/MORF4L-binding protein-like isoform X3, translated as MGEAEVVPADEKQADSGISHIEDSVIWSQEVEVCLFHAMLGHKPVGVNRHFHMICIRDKFSQNIGRQVSSKVIWDHLGTMYDMSALHESEILPFPNSEKSFNLPDEIIQQVKEGKLVSEDDMKDDFKEERDPPAMHEEGSNSSVKMTERMGSKDKDRERDREKGSTEGGPGKEAADKRKRNRATEKVLNSSSNPSSPGGAKRRRT; from the exons ATGGGGGAAGCCGAGGTTGTTCCAGCCGACGAAAAACAGGCAGACTCGGGGATCAGTCACATCGAAGACTCGGTGATATGGAGTCAAGAAGTCGAGGTGTGCCTGTTCCATGCAATGCTAGGTCACAAACCCGTAG GGGTAAATCGTCACTTTCACATGATCTGCATCCGGGATAAATTCAGCCAAAATATTGGGAGGCAAGTGTCATCAAAGGTGATCTGGGACCACCTGGGAACTATGTATGACATGTCAGCCTTG CATGAGTCTGAAATATTGCCGTTTCCCAACTCAGAGAAGAGCTTCAATCTTCCAGATGAGATTATTCAACAAGTAAAAGAAG GTAAACTGGTATCCGAGGACGACATGAAAGACGATTTTAAAGAAGAACGAGACCCCCCAGCCATGCATGAAGAAG GCAGCAACTCCTCGGTGAAGATGACAGAGAGGATGGGCAGCAAAGacaaggacagagaaagagaccgaGAGAAGGGTTCCACTGAGGGCGGCCCGGGGAAGGAGGCAGCAGACAAGAGGAAGAGGAACCGTGCCACTGAGAAGGTGCTCAACTCCAGCAGCAACCCCTCCAGCCCCGGTGGAGCCAAGCGGAGAAGGACCTAG
- the LOC129830084 gene encoding MRG/MORF4L-binding protein-like isoform X1, translated as MGEAEVVPADEKQADSGISHIEDSVIWSQEVEVCLFHAMLGHKPVGVNRHFHMICIRDKFSQNIGRQVSSKVIWDHLGTMYDMSALHESEILPFPNSEKSFNLPDEIIQQVKEGKLVSEDDMKDDFKEERDPPAMHEEGLSPSMAAGQDFERQQLLGEDDREDGQQRQGQRKRPREGFH; from the exons ATGGGGGAAGCCGAGGTTGTTCCAGCCGACGAAAAACAGGCAGACTCGGGGATCAGTCACATCGAAGACTCGGTGATATGGAGTCAAGAAGTCGAGGTGTGCCTGTTCCATGCAATGCTAGGTCACAAACCCGTAG GGGTAAATCGTCACTTTCACATGATCTGCATCCGGGATAAATTCAGCCAAAATATTGGGAGGCAAGTGTCATCAAAGGTGATCTGGGACCACCTGGGAACTATGTATGACATGTCAGCCTTG CATGAGTCTGAAATATTGCCGTTTCCCAACTCAGAGAAGAGCTTCAATCTTCCAGATGAGATTATTCAACAAGTAAAAGAAG GTAAACTGGTATCCGAGGACGACATGAAAGACGATTTTAAAGAAGAACGAGACCCCCCAGCCATGCATGAAGAAG GTCTGAGTCCCAGTATGGCTGCTGGCCAGGATTTTGAGAG GCAGCAACTCCTCGGTGAAGATGACAGAGAGGATGGGCAGCAAAGacaaggacagagaaagagaccgaGAGAAGGGTTCCACTGA
- the LOC129830084 gene encoding MRG/MORF4L-binding protein-like isoform X2, with translation MGEAEVVPADEKQADSGISHIEDSVIWSQEVEVCLFHAMLGHKPVGVNRHFHMICIRDKFSQNIGRQVSSKVIWDHLGTMYDMSALHESEILPFPNSEKSFNLPDEIIQQVKEGKLVSEDDMKDDFKEERDPPAMHEEGLSPSMAAGQDFERYGQKDSFDLFQNSSLTPVQTSS, from the exons ATGGGGGAAGCCGAGGTTGTTCCAGCCGACGAAAAACAGGCAGACTCGGGGATCAGTCACATCGAAGACTCGGTGATATGGAGTCAAGAAGTCGAGGTGTGCCTGTTCCATGCAATGCTAGGTCACAAACCCGTAG GGGTAAATCGTCACTTTCACATGATCTGCATCCGGGATAAATTCAGCCAAAATATTGGGAGGCAAGTGTCATCAAAGGTGATCTGGGACCACCTGGGAACTATGTATGACATGTCAGCCTTG CATGAGTCTGAAATATTGCCGTTTCCCAACTCAGAGAAGAGCTTCAATCTTCCAGATGAGATTATTCAACAAGTAAAAGAAG GTAAACTGGTATCCGAGGACGACATGAAAGACGATTTTAAAGAAGAACGAGACCCCCCAGCCATGCATGAAGAAG GTCTGAGTCCCAGTATGGCTGCTGGCCAGGATTTTGAGAGGTATGGACAGAAGGACTCTTTCGATCTGTTCCAAAACTCCAGCTTGACCCCAGTACAGACCAGCTCATAA